AATTTTAACCTGGATTTTTGTTAAATTATTTTACAATTATATAAAGAATCAAGAAAATCATAAAAATATAAGAAAAATGCATTACTAATATGTGTTTGAAATATAAAATATGAATGTCTTTAACTATGATAATTTAGATAACAATAAATGATAGTTGAAATGAAATATATATACATGATTATTAGCTATAAAAACAGACACTAGGAAAGTATGAGAAAAAGGAAAATGACTAAATATTCTTTAGTATCAATTATATCTAATGGGATTCTATTGAAAGAAGACACCAAGAAAGTATGAGAATAAGGAAAATGACTAAATATTACATCTTATACTAAAGAAGATATAAAACGACCACTTATGATCATTATAGCCTAAATATTAAAACGACACAGGTTAAGATTTTGTGGCCCTAAAAATGTTAAATATAAATACATGTCTTATGGCTAGGACGGACCTTGCCTACAGGGCCGGCTTAGCATTGTTATGGGCCATAGGGCAAAAAAAATTTTTTAACCCTCTAAAATTTATATTCAAATAATGTAAAATATTTTTAAAATTTAATCAGTAATATTTTATATATTTCGTGATGAAAATAAAATTTTATGCATATCAAATATTTTTGGATCCTTTTCAATTTTATTTATTATATTTATAATGTTTGTTATATAAAAATATAGATTTTTTTTAAAAAAATTAGGCCCTTTAACTATTAATATACTGAGAGACACGGATTTGGATCCGGGGCGGTCGCACCGCTTGTCCCCCTCCTCAGCCGGCCCTGCTGGCCTACGACATACAATATACATTCTATGTTGAATACACTAAGCCATACAAGGGTGAATGGTCTATATATAAGTACTATATACGTTTGAATATATGAGGTTACTAATATACTTTTAAAATATTCGGGTTTAAATTCGCATCAGTATAGAACAGTTTTTGATTTTCATTGGTTTTGACCTTACATTTACCTATTGTAAGAAAACAAAATGTACATAATAGTTTTTGCACTTTACCTATATTGTAAGAAAACAAAATGTATAGAATAGTTTTTGATTTTCATTGGTTTTGACCTTACATTTATAAAACACGTACACGTCTAGCTAGCATAAAGGAATTGAAGAGGAAAACGACGCATCGAGAGCAATCCTTTCAACCAAAGCAACTCACTCATACTGTCATACACGATGGAGCGATACTCAGACTATGCTAAATATTGTGATACAATATGTTACTCACCAAGCCGAATAAATCACCCGCTAAAAAGCAAGACCGATATTATCTAATATAGATTAAACCGATACCACCGACGAACAAAACTACCAGATATTATTTAATTTATTTTCATCAACCAATAAAAAGTTTGCATAATATTTCTTGAAACACTGATTAGTATACCATAAGATTTTTTAAGATGTATTAATTATGTACATAATTATTACAATTCTTCCTGACGTGGAAAATAAATTTCATAGATATGTGTTCAAAACTTCAAAAACACCAACCCACCATAATGGTCCTCATCGTGCTTCTTGTTTTTGCTAAACTGTCTACGATCCCGACAATGTATACTTTTACCCCAAAAGATCCACAATCTTGATGAAATTTATCGACATGCAAAATAATTAGGTTACACTTGTAGATCGCGGCCGTCAACTCAAAGTCAATTTTAGAAGTACTAGAGAAGGTAAGAGCATGATTAACGGAGGTTCTTATAGTGAAGTTCTTAGCGGAATATAAGAACGTCTCTTAACTTTTAATTAAGTAAGATATTTAAGAATCGGTTGTTAGTTTTGTTAGTTAAAAGTTAAAAGACGGTTTCTTATATTCCATTAAGAACTCCAATCTAAGAACCCTCGTTAATCATGAGGCGATGTTTAAACCTAATGCATGAACGAATAAAGAAGAACCCAGACAGTTTAAGAACCAACCAAGTAAGGTATCAGTCCATGATGTTGTCCTTCTCTCAATCATACATGTATGCGTACACTTTTTTTTTTGTTTGACCATAATGCATGCATCTGTACATACATATATGTGCGAGGTTGCGCGTGTTCAAATGTGCGACTAGTTGTTGGTCATCATTTAGCACATTGTCTTATATTTGAATGTGACATATTTGTTTTCTCACAAGAGTGGACGTGATTTGATGACTATTTATATTATTAAGCAAAGTAATTACAAAATATTTATTTGTTTCCTCGTCAATCTTTGGGCTTGATATACCAAATTAGACATAAAATGGTGTGGCCCAAACAAAAAGTAGTGGTAAACTATAACGTTTCCATCTTCAACATTAGCTTCTATCTGACAAAGCTTCAATCTCCATAACCAATTTCTGTCTAATTTCCATCTTTTTCTGTATCATTACTGCAAAACAATCAACACTAACTTTCCACACAAACATCAGATCTTTATTTATTCATATATATATAATAACATAAATAAAACCCTAATTCACCATAACATTCAATCCCTCACAAGTTTCTCTCTCAACACTCTCAAGGGCAACTCTCTTTTCTGAAAAGGAGCCCATACTAATATTCGGGACTCTCTTCTCTTCTCTCTTTCTCTGTTCTCATTCCTTCAACAACGCCAACTGCTCTGTTGTTGTTGACGCTTAGCATCAAAAGCAGCACCATCATTCAGCATATCATTAGCATCAGTCTCCATTCCAAGCTTGGAAAGCGCTAAAGCCTGCATGTAAAACGCAGTAGGCCACTCCGGTATGCAAACTTGAGCCTGCATTGCGTCTCTCAGCGCAAGCTCTACTTGTTCCGTCTTCAGGTAGGAGAATGACCGTCTCGCAAACACAGTCGCAGATGGAACAGTCGTCATCATAACCACCAACTAGTAACAAAAAAACAGCTTTAGATAAAATGTTAACTAAAGTCGACCATTAGACTTTGTTTTGTTTACCTCTGAATAACATTCAATAGCGTTCTTGAAGTCCTTGTCTCTGAAAGCAACGTCTCCCAACTTCTTTATGTTAAGCATCTCCTGCACTGGTTGTGTCCATTCTTGAAATGAAAGCTGTGGAGATACAAAGTCAGAAGAACTTGGAAAAACCAATACAAGAGAACTCGGTTAAAGATTTGTTACCTCATTCTCTTTTCCTTCATCGTCTCTGTAACCAGTTTTAAGCAAAATCTCGTGAACAGCCTCAAGGTCCATCCTCGAACAAGCCTTCCCCAGAGGAGAAAGCAGAGTTGGTAGTATCACAGTGTTCTTAGGCAGGCCCATCAAGACATGAGATGCAACCTAAACACACACAAAACAAAAAGTTTAATAATAACTTTGGTGGTAAAAAAAAAAACATATTCGAGTATGATTCTTTAACCTCTTTCTGCTTTTGTAGTGGTGCTACTGAAGAGAGAAGAAACTTAGTATCAGGTCGATCTTTCGCCTCGTTCTGAAGACATTTTGAAGCAAGATCAACAAGTTTGGTTGCGTCTTCATTCTCAAATTGCCCTTCAAGTGATGAATCCATTAGTAGCAATGCGTTCCTCCCTCTTATCATATCAAGAGCCTGAAACATTGAATACATTCATCACTTAATCTCATATTAAGATGACCAAATGAAACAAGATGATTTTCAGAGACATTACATGGTTTGGTGGAATGTGTTTGCCGCTCAAAAGATCTATAAGAATAGTTCCATAACTGTAAACCACACTTTCTGGAATGACTCTACCTGAAAAAAATGGGAAAGATATCAAAAAGTTTCCTCCCGGGACCTACCGAATTTGAGAGCAGCCACGTGAAACATTGGCCTTGGTCCCCCAAATTACGAAGAAAATATTTTTTATTAAAGTTTTAAAAGAAATGTTTATAGCCTCCAAAATCTCAGGGCCCTACAATTTCTTGCTTCGTTAGGTAGAGCTTATACCTGTACGCAAGAACTCAGGTGGAGTATAAGCTAAGTTGGTACTATAGCTTTTCCCGTTGCTACTGTTCTTCATAAGACCAAAAGTAGATAGACGAGGATCACCTTCCTCATCAAAGAGGATCCTGTATGCATTCAAATCATGGTAGATCTTTCGGTTTTCGACATTGCAGTGATCAAGTGCTTGTGCTATAAAGTCTGCTACTCGGAGACGCATTTCCCAAGGAAGTGGCTGTTTCTCCCCTACACACAAGAAGAGAGTATTAAGAGCTTTTATCAAAAAAAAATGGAAGTAGTCAAGAGGAAAGACTTTACAGTGAAAAAGATGCTTTGAGAGAGTATCATTAGGCATGTACTCAGCTACCAACAGTCTCTCGTTTCCTTCAGCGCAACAACCGATCAAATTAACCAATCTGTTGAATCTAAGCTTTCCAACACCAGTAGCCTCAGCCTGAAATTCAACAAGTCAAACATTGGTCAACGCAAGATCAAACTATTCCAATTTCAGACAAGATAACAGACAGGAAAGTTCCAAAGCATGTTCTTTTTTTTTTTCTTTTGATTTAAAGATCACACCTTTACAAAGGTATCTGCAACCATAAAAGCTAACAGAGAATCTAATAAAACTGTGGTCGATATAATATAGTCAGAACCATGGGGTAAAAGTAGCTTTAGCAACTTAAAGTTACATACTTTCCCTTCGTTTCAATAGCTACCAAACAGAGATTAGCATATTCTCTTGGTCAAGATAGACACTAACTACTGTTTGATGATCAAATGAAATGAATGATCATAATATAAGAATCTGATTGTTTGGTTGTTACCACAAACTGCTGAGCATCAGGCCATGCCTGTTTAGAGAATCGCTTGATGGCGACGAGACGATTGCCTTCGAGCTTTCCTCTGTAAACAACATTGGGAGCTTTCTCTCCACCTTCAGAGACAATGCAACTGGGACTAAACCCATTTGTTACTTTCTCCAACTCACTAAACTCAAACTCTTTGAAACATGGAACTTGATTCTCCTGATCCGCTACTTGGTCCTCAGTTACTGCAACACAAGAACAGTGTCAAAAAGGCTTGAGGGTTAATCTATTTGAGTTTAGTCCCAGAAAGGTATCAAATTTCAATCTCTTTCCTGATTTAAACATAATTTACACTAAACCCACAATCATTAAAAAAAAAGACCCGCAACAGATTTAAGACAGAACTAGGCAAACAAAAAAAAAAAAGACAAACTTAAGTCTACACATCCACTAAGAAGCAACCAAACCAGATATACAAAAGCAAAAAAAAAGATTTATAGACAGGAACTAGAGTCGAAACCTGATTCTGGTTTGTTTGGAACTGAAGGGTCATCAGGAGAAGGGAGATTAACAGTTTTGGACTGGAAACAACCCATTTTTCCCAATAAATTATCAGAAATTGGATGGGTAATAATGGGAAAGAGTGATGAGTTGATAATCAAAAATGATTATGCCGTCGAGTTTGAGAAGAAAGATTGTGTCTCTCCTCCTTCCAGGAGTGAGTTTGGAATTTTATAATATTTGTGGCTTTGTGCTTACTATGTTAAAAGCAGATGAAGAGGCAGAGGAGAGTAGTAGAATAAATGTTGAATTTTTAACCACAGAAAGTACTTATAAAGAATTAGTGTTTGGAAGGTAAATAAAAATAAAAAAGGATAGTTTACTTACATTTCTGTTTTAAGTTAAACTCTATTCATAAAATGATGTCTTACCATAAAATGATGTTTTAAGAAAAAATATTAGCATATAATGATGTTTGAAAAATCTATGTTACCAACGAACTAGAGAGAGACAGAAATCCACAGTAAATATTTAACGGCAACCAACTCACTAATATGAAACAAGAAGCTTTAGCTTTCTTCTACTCAACATTAGCTCTATCTATCTTATCTCTATGAGAGAGTTAGTTAGGTCCTCTAATTAATTACGGTATTGCTTGCTAGAAGTTAATATCCTATTTGTTGATGGATATGTGAAGCTAACATTTTGGTTCTAAATATAATCTTTAAGATGAAACAGAACTTTCATGTGCTTCCAGATCGTGCAAATGTTGTTTTCTTCTTAGTCTACACACAACCGTAACTAAATCTTTTGGTATAGCAACTTTTTTTGGGTATGGCATTTTGATAAAGTAATATGTGAGTTATCTAATAACGTTAATACTATAGATTTTATGAACATATATAATTTTGGTTCATAAAAAATATTACAATA
This sequence is a window from Brassica oleracea var. oleracea cultivar TO1000 chromosome C1, BOL, whole genome shotgun sequence. Protein-coding genes within it:
- the LOC106323095 gene encoding probable serine/threonine-protein kinase At4g35230, whose translation is MGCFQSKTVNLPSPDDPSVPNKPESVTEDQVADQENQVPCFKEFEFSELEKVTNGFSPSCIVSEGGEKAPNVVYRGKLEGNRLVAIKRFSKQAWPDAQQFVAEATGVGKLRFNRLVNLIGCCAEGNERLLVAEYMPNDTLSKHLFHWEKQPLPWEMRLRVADFIAQALDHCNVENRKIYHDLNAYRILFDEEGDPRLSTFGLMKNSSNGKSYSTNLAYTPPEFLRTGRVIPESVVYSYGTILIDLLSGKHIPPNHALDMIRGRNALLLMDSSLEGQFENEDATKLVDLASKCLQNEAKDRPDTKFLLSSVAPLQKQKEVASHVLMGLPKNTVILPTLLSPLGKACSRMDLEAVHEILLKTGYRDDEGKENELSFQEWTQPVQEMLNIKKLGDVAFRDKDFKNAIECYSELVVMMTTVPSATVFARRSFSYLKTEQVELALRDAMQAQVCIPEWPTAFYMQALALSKLGMETDANDMLNDGAAFDAKRQQQQSSWRC